The Hordeum vulgare subsp. vulgare chromosome 7H, MorexV3_pseudomolecules_assembly, whole genome shotgun sequence DNA window ACAATTTGTAAGCATCTTGTTCATTCTTAacatgttactccctccgtttttaaatataattttttttataaatttcaCTAATGAACTATGTACggatatatagacatattttagagtgtagattcatttattttgctttgtatatAGATTCTTAGTAAAATCTTTTTAAAgactatatttagaaacgaagagaGTATTAGTTAAATTTATGATCATAATTTAGCACAAAATACGAAGGACCAATAAACCAGAAGTGTACGTCATTCGATTGTGAGCAGAGACACGACAATACTGAGGCACTGAGGAACATCAAATCTAAATCTGTACAATCTTGTGTCCTAGCACAGCCAGCAACGACTACACCGGTGGCAGAGGCGGCTCTGGCGGCAACGGCGACATCTTGCTGGCCTTCTGCGGCTCGACATGGCACCGGCAGACCGGGCATGTCGCGTGCGAGTGGAACCACATGTCGATGCACCCGACGTGGAACGTGTGCGCGCACACCGGCATCCGCCGCGCCTTCTCCCCGCCGGACAGAGCCTCCAAGCACACCGCGCACTGGGCCTCGCCGTCGCCGGCACCGGCACCGTACACGAACGCCGGGATAGCCGCAATGGACGCCTGCGATAGGCCGCCCCGCTCGGCGGCCGCCCTGGCCTCGTCGTGCACGAACACCCGCGGCCCGGCGAGCAAGCGGCCGGTGCAGGAGAGCACGATCAGGATCGCGCAGTAGAGCGCGAGCGCGATCCACACGTACCTGACGAACGcggagaggaggatgaggagcagGAGCACCGGGTACGAAGCGAGTACCAGCGCACTGCCCTGCCCGAGGTCGAAGACAACGCCGCCGCGCGCAGGCCACGGGAGGTCcgctgacgacgacgacggcatagTTGGTTGAAGGCTTCGTGCGTGCAACGCTTGCGACTTGTGTGCAAGTGCAATGCTTGTGACCAGCGACTTGTGAGCATCAATGGCGCCGTCGGCGACAGTTTTGTAGGCTGAGGATTGAGCTTCTGGAAGAGCCGGATAATGCATTTGGTTGACAG harbors:
- the LOC123413043 gene encoding RING-H2 finger protein ATL39-like, producing the protein MPSSSSADLPWPARGGVVFDLGQGSALVLASYPVLLLLILLSAFVRYVWIALALYCAILIVLSCTGRLLAGPRVFVHDEARAAAERGGLSQASIAAIPAFVYGAGAGDGEAQCAVCLEALSGGEKARRMPVCAHTFHVGCIDMWFHSHATCPVCRCHVEPQKASKMSPLPPEPPLPPV